From the genome of Acidobacteriota bacterium, one region includes:
- a CDS encoding DUF721 domain-containing protein, producing the protein MPAVVAALLERHPMSPGKLTLAWHMAVGASLARASEVAFDEGRRRLLVTVADGHWQREIERAAPTICGRLDGLLGPGTVVGLDVRVVPASRSRTRGRSAGALANRSAGASAPAKGK; encoded by the coding sequence TTGCCCGCCGTCGTCGCCGCCCTGCTGGAGCGGCACCCCATGTCCCCCGGCAAGTTGACGTTGGCGTGGCACATGGCCGTCGGCGCCAGCCTGGCGCGCGCGAGCGAGGTCGCGTTCGACGAAGGTCGTCGCCGGCTGCTCGTCACCGTCGCCGACGGGCACTGGCAACGGGAAATCGAGCGCGCGGCGCCGACGATCTGCGGCCGCCTCGACGGGCTGCTGGGGCCCGGCACCGTCGTCGGGCTCGACGTGCGCGTCGTGCCCGCGTCGCGCTCGCGCACGCGTGGTCGCAGCGCCGGGGCTTTGGCCAATCGCAGCGCCGGCGCTTCAGCCCCGGCGAAAGGGAAATGA
- a CDS encoding 3-hydroxybutyryl-CoA dehydrogenase produces MHPSPIAAASIRKVGVIGAGAMGHGIAQVFAQAGFEVELHDVSGAALERARRAIEASLGKLVDKQKITAETRDAALGRILLTPTLGELADVDYVVEAILEQFEAKRTLFASLDVMTRAEVILSSNTSSISITAIGAATKRPDKVLGMHFMNPVPLMSLVELIRGQATSTEAMGVATDLCARLGKTGVEAADYPGFISNRILMPMINEAIYAVMEGVGTPEAIDTVMKLGMNHPMGPLTLADFVGLDVCLAILEVLHDGLGDPKYRPCPLLRRMVVAGHLGRKSGRGFYTYG; encoded by the coding sequence ATGCATCCTTCTCCCATTGCCGCGGCGTCGATTCGCAAGGTCGGGGTCATCGGGGCGGGCGCCATGGGCCACGGCATCGCGCAGGTCTTCGCCCAGGCGGGCTTCGAGGTCGAACTGCACGACGTGTCGGGCGCCGCGCTCGAGCGGGCCCGCCGCGCCATCGAGGCCAGCCTCGGCAAGCTCGTCGACAAGCAGAAGATCACCGCCGAGACCCGCGACGCGGCGCTCGGCCGGATCCTGCTCACACCCACGCTCGGCGAGCTCGCCGACGTCGACTACGTCGTCGAGGCCATCCTCGAGCAGTTCGAGGCGAAGCGGACGCTGTTTGCGTCGCTCGACGTCATGACGCGGGCGGAGGTCATCCTCTCGTCGAACACCTCGTCGATCTCGATCACCGCCATCGGCGCGGCCACCAAGCGGCCCGACAAGGTGCTCGGGATGCACTTCATGAACCCCGTGCCGCTGATGTCGCTCGTCGAGCTGATCCGCGGGCAGGCGACGTCGACCGAGGCCATGGGCGTCGCCACCGACCTCTGCGCGCGGCTCGGCAAGACCGGCGTCGAAGCCGCCGACTATCCGGGTTTCATCTCGAACCGCATCCTGATGCCCATGATCAACGAGGCGATCTATGCGGTGATGGAAGGCGTCGGAACGCCGGAGGCCATCGACACGGTCATGAAGCTCGGCATGAATCACCCGATGGGGCCGCTGACCCTGGCCGACTTCGTCGGGCTCGACGTGTGCCTGGCCATCCTCGAGGTGCTGCACGACGGGCTCGGCGACCCGAAGTACCGGCCGTGCCCGCTGCTGCGACGGATGGTGGTCGCCGGCCATCTCGGGCGAAAGAGCGGGCGGGGGTTCTACACGTACGGATGA
- a CDS encoding site-specific integrase: protein MARSPDLSHLVKRCGCPPPDWATCPHPWHLRYAFGGREHRLSLQKEADVPGRPLTLKEAVKVRNRVIAEIEAGTRGAGPSARMTFGHVCDEYLKRYVRAPGRRKGAEYRMARHVEILRDSRVSNGNGRSVRLAELPLAGITKLHVEDWRERRRAEMAQRAEAVSAALAARVKADAAIVEAEAALAAAATPAATEAARAALTAAKAQRRAARVPRLRSGVKAGEVGINRILARWRHMHAWCVREGLRDDTPFRRGGLAVVSLNTKAETGRTRRLPREDEARLLAVAPAHLQAFIIGLLETGCRPGELLGLQWRAVDVAAGLIRLAAEDTKTAEARLVPITARLAAVLDMRHSALANLVEDEAEPVRAARLAACYVFGDEVGRRVASVKTAWRTACRRAGLANVHPHDLRREFASRLLETPAIGLHLVRDWLGHSNIKTTSRYLAATVPALQEAARRFEAARETAAEDSFGESRTNSRTARPAADDAAPAVEAGSLRLSVN from the coding sequence ATGGCTCGAAGTCCCGATCTCTCTCACCTCGTCAAACGCTGCGGCTGTCCGCCGCCCGACTGGGCGACGTGCCCGCATCCGTGGCATCTGCGGTACGCGTTCGGTGGCCGCGAGCATCGGCTCAGCCTGCAGAAAGAGGCCGACGTGCCCGGCCGGCCGCTGACGCTGAAAGAGGCCGTCAAAGTCCGCAACCGCGTCATCGCCGAGATAGAGGCCGGCACGCGCGGCGCCGGGCCATCGGCGCGGATGACGTTCGGCCACGTCTGCGATGAGTACCTCAAGCGCTACGTGCGCGCGCCTGGCAGGCGGAAAGGCGCGGAATACCGGATGGCGCGCCACGTCGAGATTCTGCGCGACAGCCGCGTCTCGAACGGGAACGGCCGCAGCGTGCGACTGGCCGAGCTGCCGCTCGCCGGCATCACGAAACTGCACGTCGAGGACTGGCGCGAGCGGCGCCGGGCCGAGATGGCGCAGCGTGCCGAGGCCGTCTCGGCCGCGCTCGCCGCGCGCGTGAAGGCCGACGCGGCCATCGTCGAGGCCGAGGCCGCGCTCGCCGCAGCGGCCACACCGGCGGCCACCGAGGCCGCACGCGCCGCGTTGACAGCCGCGAAGGCACAGCGCCGCGCGGCGCGCGTGCCGCGTCTGCGAAGTGGCGTGAAGGCCGGCGAAGTCGGCATCAACCGCATCCTGGCGCGCTGGCGCCATATGCACGCATGGTGCGTGCGCGAAGGCCTGCGCGACGATACGCCGTTTCGGCGCGGTGGCCTGGCCGTCGTCAGCCTGAACACGAAGGCGGAAACCGGCCGCACGCGCCGGCTGCCGCGCGAGGATGAAGCGCGGCTGCTCGCCGTCGCACCGGCGCATCTGCAGGCCTTCATCATCGGCCTGCTCGAAACCGGTTGTCGGCCGGGCGAACTGCTCGGCCTGCAGTGGCGCGCGGTAGACGTCGCGGCCGGCCTCATCCGGCTGGCGGCCGAGGATACCAAGACAGCCGAGGCGCGGCTCGTGCCGATTACCGCGCGGCTGGCGGCCGTGCTCGATATGCGCCACTCGGCGCTGGCGAACCTCGTCGAGGATGAGGCCGAACCGGTGCGTGCGGCGCGGCTGGCGGCCTGCTACGTGTTCGGCGATGAAGTCGGCCGGCGAGTGGCCAGCGTCAAGACAGCCTGGCGCACCGCGTGCCGGCGCGCCGGCCTGGCGAACGTGCATCCGCACGACTTGCGACGGGAATTCGCCAGTCGGCTGCTCGAAACGCCAGCCATCGGCCTGCACCTCGTGCGCGATTGGCTCGGCCACTCGAACATCAAGACGACGAGCCGCTATCTGGCGGCCACCGTGCCGGCGCTGCAAGAGGCCGCACGGCGATTCGAGGCCGCACGTGAGACGGCCGCCGAGGATTCTTTCGGCGAATCTCGCACAAACTCTCGCACAGCGCGGCCAGCGGCCGATGACGCGGCGCCAGCCGTCGAGGCCGGAAGTCTTAGGCTGTCAGTGAATTAG
- a CDS encoding heme lyase CcmF/NrfE family subunit, with amino-acid sequence MSSLGTFVLLASFVVAAYAVTASVVGARRRSNRLVESGIGAFYLVAALMTVASAVIVHAFVTENYAIVYVDRYSDAAMPLFYKITAYWGGLDGSILFWVFLLAVFGAIAVKYNRESHRELIPYVVATIAVVEMFFIFLMVVHNNPFSTYLTQVPPDGRGLNPLLQNPYMIIHPPALYIGFVGMTIPFAFGMAALITGFLDDSWLRAVRRWTMVSWLFLTFGLVLGMIWAYEELGWGGYWAWDPVENAGLLPWFTATAFLHSVLVQERRGMLKVWNVTLVIMTFFLTIFGTFMTRSGVVQSVHAFGEDKELAWIFTVFMIFILVVSFGYVIYRLPLLRARHELDSWVSREAAFLANNWVLLFSAIFVLFATMFPTITEVLTGNRLTVGPPFFNKWMIPVGLILLFLTGVGPLLAWRKSTVSNLRDQFLWPTVFGVAVGAGLWLLGLRVWSSGLCFALSAFVFATIAQEFWRGARVRQGATGSDVLTAMIGLVGRSHRRYGGYIVHLGIVLMFLGFAGEGYKLEEQTLVKPGQVVTVGVYSVEHLEVKLGDDGQKQMVTGHVAVTREGKSLGTMYPARWFFRKHEDQPTTEVAIRRSFWDDLYITMAAYDLQQQTATLHVVVNPLVNWIWLGFGIMALGTLIALLPERAYAFASAPAAEGAAAERV; translated from the coding sequence ATGTCGAGTCTTGGCACGTTCGTCCTGCTCGCCTCGTTCGTCGTCGCGGCGTATGCCGTGACAGCGTCGGTCGTGGGAGCCCGCCGCCGGTCGAACCGGCTGGTCGAGAGCGGCATCGGCGCCTTCTATCTCGTCGCCGCGCTGATGACGGTCGCCTCGGCGGTCATCGTCCACGCGTTCGTCACCGAGAACTACGCGATCGTGTACGTCGATCGCTACTCGGACGCGGCGATGCCGCTCTTCTACAAGATCACCGCGTACTGGGGCGGCCTCGACGGGTCGATCCTGTTCTGGGTGTTCCTGCTGGCGGTCTTCGGCGCGATCGCGGTCAAGTACAACCGCGAGAGCCATCGCGAGCTGATCCCGTACGTGGTGGCCACCATCGCCGTCGTCGAGATGTTCTTCATCTTCCTGATGGTGGTGCACAACAACCCGTTCTCGACCTACCTCACGCAGGTGCCGCCCGACGGGCGTGGACTGAACCCCCTGCTGCAGAACCCCTACATGATCATCCACCCGCCGGCGCTCTACATCGGCTTCGTGGGGATGACCATTCCGTTCGCCTTCGGCATGGCGGCGCTCATCACGGGGTTCCTCGACGACTCGTGGCTGCGCGCGGTGCGGCGCTGGACGATGGTGAGCTGGCTGTTCCTGACCTTCGGCCTCGTGCTCGGGATGATCTGGGCGTACGAGGAGCTCGGGTGGGGCGGCTACTGGGCCTGGGACCCGGTCGAGAACGCGGGCCTGCTGCCGTGGTTCACGGCGACGGCGTTCCTGCACTCGGTGCTCGTGCAGGAACGGCGCGGGATGCTCAAGGTGTGGAACGTTACGCTCGTCATCATGACGTTCTTCCTGACGATCTTCGGCACGTTCATGACGCGGTCGGGCGTGGTGCAGTCGGTGCACGCCTTCGGCGAAGACAAGGAACTCGCGTGGATCTTCACGGTGTTCATGATCTTCATCCTCGTCGTGAGCTTCGGCTACGTCATCTACCGGCTGCCGCTCCTGCGCGCCCGGCACGAGCTCGACTCGTGGGTGTCGCGCGAGGCGGCCTTCCTCGCCAACAACTGGGTGCTGCTGTTCTCGGCGATCTTCGTCCTCTTCGCGACGATGTTCCCGACGATCACCGAGGTGCTGACGGGGAACCGGCTCACGGTGGGGCCGCCGTTCTTCAACAAGTGGATGATCCCGGTCGGGCTCATCCTCCTGTTCCTCACGGGCGTCGGGCCGCTGCTCGCGTGGCGGAAGTCGACGGTGTCGAACCTGCGCGACCAGTTCCTGTGGCCCACGGTGTTCGGCGTCGCCGTCGGCGCCGGGCTCTGGCTGCTCGGCCTGCGCGTGTGGTCGTCCGGGCTCTGCTTCGCGCTCTCGGCGTTCGTGTTCGCCACGATTGCGCAGGAGTTCTGGCGCGGGGCACGCGTCAGGCAGGGCGCGACGGGCAGCGACGTGCTGACGGCGATGATCGGCCTCGTGGGCCGCTCGCACCGACGCTACGGCGGCTACATCGTCCACCTCGGCATCGTGCTGATGTTCCTGGGCTTCGCCGGCGAAGGCTACAAGCTCGAAGAGCAGACGCTCGTGAAGCCCGGCCAGGTCGTCACCGTCGGCGTGTACAGCGTCGAGCACCTGGAAGTGAAGCTCGGCGACGACGGGCAGAAGCAGATGGTGACGGGGCACGTCGCCGTGACGCGCGAGGGCAAGTCGCTTGGCACGATGTACCCGGCGCGATGGTTCTTCCGCAAGCACGAGGACCAGCCGACGACTGAAGTCGCCATCCGCCGGTCGTTCTGGGACGACCTCTACATCACCATGGCCGCCTACGACCTGCAGCAGCAGACGGCCACGCTGCACGTGGTCGTGAACCCGCTCGTGAACTGGATCTGGCTCGGGTTCGGCATCATGGCGCTCGGCACGCTGATCGCGCTCCTGCCCGAGCGCGCCTACGCGTTCGCCTCGGCGCCGGCGGCGGAGGGGGCGGCGGCGGAGAGGGTGTAG
- the recA gene encoding recombinase RecA, with protein MAADDLRERTRAIEAAVGQIEKQFGKGSIMRLGQKDGIPAIPSISTGAISIDYALGVGGVPRGRVVEIYGPESSGKTTLALQVIAQAQKTGGMAAFVDAEHALDAAYAQKLGVDLDNLLVSQPDNGEQALEIVEVLVRSGSVDVVVVDSVAALVPRAEIEGEMGDAQVGLQARLMSQALRKLTGVVSKSKTCLVFINQLREKIGVMFGNPETTTGGRALKFYASVRIDIRRIAAIKDGDQVVGGRTRVKVVKNKVAPPFREAEFDIMYGEGISREGDLLDLAVDRKIVDKSGTWFSYSGERLGQGRENVKQFLRDNPATFAAIDQRVRKELGLLRETEAAPV; from the coding sequence ATGGCCGCAGACGATCTCCGCGAGCGCACCCGCGCCATTGAAGCCGCCGTTGGGCAAATCGAGAAGCAATTCGGCAAGGGCTCAATCATGCGGCTCGGCCAGAAGGACGGCATCCCCGCCATTCCGAGCATCTCGACTGGCGCCATCTCCATCGACTATGCCCTCGGCGTCGGGGGCGTTCCGCGCGGCCGCGTGGTCGAGATCTACGGTCCCGAGTCGTCCGGCAAGACGACGCTGGCGCTGCAGGTGATTGCGCAGGCGCAGAAGACCGGCGGCATGGCGGCGTTTGTCGACGCCGAGCACGCGCTCGACGCGGCCTACGCGCAGAAGCTCGGTGTCGATCTCGACAACCTGCTCGTCTCGCAGCCGGACAATGGCGAGCAGGCCCTCGAGATCGTCGAGGTGCTCGTCCGCTCGGGCAGCGTCGACGTCGTCGTCGTCGACTCGGTGGCGGCCCTCGTGCCGCGCGCCGAGATCGAGGGCGAGATGGGGGATGCGCAGGTCGGCCTGCAGGCGCGCCTCATGTCGCAGGCGCTGCGCAAGCTCACGGGCGTCGTCTCGAAGTCGAAGACGTGTCTGGTGTTCATCAACCAGCTGCGCGAGAAGATCGGCGTCATGTTCGGCAACCCCGAGACGACGACCGGCGGGCGCGCGCTGAAATTCTATGCATCGGTGCGCATCGATATCCGCCGCATCGCCGCCATCAAGGACGGCGACCAGGTGGTGGGCGGCCGCACGCGCGTGAAGGTCGTCAAGAACAAGGTGGCGCCGCCGTTCCGCGAGGCCGAGTTCGACATCATGTACGGCGAGGGCATCTCGCGCGAAGGCGACCTGCTCGACCTCGCCGTCGACCGCAAGATCGTTGACAAGAGTGGCACGTGGTTCTCGTACAGCGGCGAACGGCTCGGGCAGGGCCGTGAGAACGTGAAGCAGTTCCTGCGCGACAACCCGGCGACGTTTGCCGCCATCGACCAGCGCGTCCGCAAGGAGTTGGGACTGCTGCGCGAGACGGAGGCGGCGCCGGTGTGA
- the maf gene encoding septum formation inhibitor Maf: MRLILASASPRRAHLLDAAGLLFDIAPADIDESPLAGERPDDYVRRLALAKSRAGICRNSGRVVLGADTTVVLDGAMLGKPENAADAARMLEMLSGRTHEVLTGVALAHEEGALVEVASTRVHFLPLSEEEVAWYVATGEPEGKAGAYAIQGRASRFVDWIEGSYSNVVGLPVSLVVEMLKRLGFRT, from the coding sequence GTGCGCCTGATTCTCGCTTCCGCGTCGCCTCGCCGCGCACACCTGCTCGACGCCGCGGGGCTCTTGTTCGACATCGCCCCGGCCGACATCGACGAGTCGCCGCTCGCCGGGGAGCGGCCGGACGACTACGTGCGGCGGCTCGCTCTGGCCAAGTCCCGGGCTGGAATCTGCCGGAATTCCGGCAGGGTCGTGCTCGGGGCGGACACCACGGTCGTGCTGGACGGCGCGATGCTCGGCAAGCCGGAGAATGCGGCTGATGCGGCGCGCATGCTCGAAATGTTGAGCGGAAGGACGCACGAGGTGCTCACCGGCGTGGCGCTGGCCCACGAGGAAGGCGCGCTCGTCGAGGTGGCGTCGACGCGGGTACACTTCTTGCCCCTGTCGGAAGAAGAAGTCGCGTGGTACGTGGCGACGGGGGAGCCCGAGGGCAAGGCCGGCGCCTACGCCATCCAGGGGCGGGCCTCACGGTTCGTCGACTGGATCGAGGGGTCGTACTCCAACGTCGTCGGGTTGCCGGTGAGCCTGGTCGTCGAGATGTTGAAGCGGCTGGGGTTTCGGACCTGA
- a CDS encoding cytochrome c maturation protein CcmE translates to MSHKTAKIGITSLILALAFGGLLWTTLSEGTEYYKHVDEVMVDPEPWYGKKLQLHGHVVDGSIMRRPDTLDYRFQMHYNGQVVSASYRGIVPDTFKDGSEVVVKGTLSAEGFTVEPNGVMAKCPSKYEAQQSVPGQAVGASPRAY, encoded by the coding sequence ATGTCTCATAAGACGGCGAAGATCGGCATCACCAGTCTCATCCTCGCTCTGGCCTTCGGCGGGCTGCTCTGGACCACGCTCAGCGAGGGGACGGAGTATTACAAGCACGTCGACGAGGTCATGGTCGACCCGGAGCCGTGGTACGGGAAGAAGCTGCAGCTTCACGGGCACGTGGTCGACGGGTCGATCATGCGGCGGCCCGACACGCTCGACTATCGTTTCCAAATGCACTACAACGGCCAGGTCGTCAGCGCGTCGTACCGCGGCATCGTGCCCGACACGTTCAAGGACGGGTCGGAGGTCGTGGTGAAGGGGACGCTCTCGGCCGAGGGCTTCACCGTCGAGCCGAATGGGGTCATGGCCAAGTGCCCGTCGAAATATGAAGCGCAGCAGAGCGTGCCCGGCCAGGCCGTGGGTGCGTCGCCCCGCGCCTACTGA
- a CDS encoding phosphatase PAP2 family protein, translated as MDHQLAAWVNGWSGHPVLDQVMLWASWLNTRALVWVAVAVVAAFAVRGARGWRLMGAWRVLLAVMLASFVANDLVKPLAARERPYQVDSGISVIGPPPSGSSFPSGHAATATAGAFALGLVAPGLRWAGWAFALLVLLSRLYIGVHYPTDIVAGALVGLACAWLATAHTPCYISGSVASALRVPR; from the coding sequence ATGGATCACCAACTCGCGGCCTGGGTCAACGGCTGGTCGGGACACCCCGTGCTCGACCAGGTCATGCTGTGGGCGAGCTGGCTCAACACGCGCGCGCTCGTCTGGGTGGCGGTGGCCGTCGTTGCGGCGTTTGCCGTGCGCGGCGCGCGCGGCTGGCGGCTCATGGGCGCGTGGCGCGTGCTGCTCGCCGTGATGCTCGCCTCCTTCGTCGCCAACGACCTCGTCAAGCCGCTCGCGGCCCGCGAGCGTCCGTATCAGGTCGACTCGGGCATCTCCGTCATCGGGCCGCCACCGTCCGGGTCGTCGTTTCCCTCGGGCCACGCCGCCACGGCCACGGCCGGCGCGTTCGCCCTCGGCCTGGTGGCGCCAGGCCTGCGATGGGCGGGCTGGGCGTTCGCCCTGCTCGTCCTGCTGTCGCGCCTCTACATCGGGGTGCACTACCCCACCGACATCGTCGCCGGCGCGCTCGTTGGCCTCGCCTGCGCGTGGCTGGCCACGGCGCACACTCCGTGCTATATTTCAGGGTCTGTCGCTTCCGCGCTCCGCGTGCCGAGGTAG